In a genomic window of Dyadobacter fermentans DSM 18053:
- a CDS encoding PAS domain-containing sensor histidine kinase — protein MHVITKLNLDNDLDLMLAHKRSMQVAEFAGLGLVHQTSFATAVSEVCRLVLDKGSRSHMMLGFLKTPHGKNSVYAKIVDTSIGDIARDNPNLGYARRLVSGFSVDPDSILLLFEMPVGSRLSREYIIKGQKLFDEMPPVTPYEQAKQLNMQLQEMANKLVESEKRYQTLTDTIPLMMFTLNDQGRLLFANEGFKLFAGSDIQNVGGNWINWLSGCEPSVPVEQVREQLSGNSEFSMEISLTKKSNGERIWHLLSMSPVLNSSTGLPEWAGFLVNIHAQKLVEETLRDNAELRDTKRVLQKRQIELDATITDLNRKNQELARFAYVASHDLQEPARKMIVFSEMLNSRFGHLLPADGTSLLNRVKSGSERMVAVIRDLLDYSGISADQDIDVHPIELLEIVDQVREHLDKEISESNAEIQLRGSATLVGNRRLLVLLFQNFVGNAIKFVRDGAAPRIQITYSFPAAEVIDANGLDQQTTWVQVDVSDNGIGFDEKHVDRIFQMFQRLHTQDQFKGTGIGLAICKRIIEMHRGSISVKSKINQGSVFSVYLPYQINPPLL, from the coding sequence ATGCACGTCATTACCAAACTGAATCTCGACAACGACCTGGATCTGATGCTGGCCCACAAGCGGTCGATGCAGGTGGCTGAGTTTGCCGGGTTGGGGCTGGTGCATCAAACCAGCTTTGCGACGGCGGTTTCGGAAGTGTGCCGGCTGGTGCTCGATAAGGGCAGCCGCTCGCATATGATGCTGGGTTTCCTCAAAACACCCCACGGCAAAAACAGCGTATATGCGAAGATCGTCGATACTTCCATCGGCGACATCGCGCGGGATAATCCGAACCTGGGCTACGCACGCCGGCTGGTAAGCGGTTTCAGCGTCGATCCGGATTCGATTTTGCTGCTCTTCGAAATGCCCGTCGGCTCCCGGCTGAGCAGGGAGTACATTATTAAAGGGCAAAAACTATTTGACGAAATGCCGCCCGTGACTCCGTACGAGCAGGCAAAACAGCTGAACATGCAGCTGCAAGAAATGGCCAATAAACTGGTAGAGAGCGAAAAACGCTACCAGACATTGACCGACACGATTCCGCTGATGATGTTTACCCTTAACGACCAGGGACGCCTTCTTTTTGCCAACGAGGGTTTCAAACTTTTCGCGGGCAGCGACATTCAGAACGTCGGCGGCAACTGGATCAACTGGCTTTCGGGATGCGAGCCAAGCGTGCCCGTGGAGCAGGTCCGCGAGCAGCTTTCGGGGAATTCGGAGTTTTCGATGGAGATTTCGCTGACCAAAAAATCCAACGGCGAGCGGATCTGGCATCTGCTTTCCATGAGCCCGGTGCTCAACTCATCGACCGGCCTTCCCGAATGGGCGGGCTTCCTGGTCAACATTCACGCGCAGAAACTGGTGGAAGAAACGCTGCGCGACAATGCCGAGCTGCGCGACACAAAAAGAGTGTTGCAAAAGCGCCAGATCGAACTCGATGCAACGATCACGGACTTGAACCGCAAAAACCAGGAACTGGCGCGCTTTGCCTACGTGGCTTCGCACGACTTGCAGGAACCTGCCCGCAAAATGATCGTGTTTTCCGAAATGCTCAACAGCCGTTTCGGGCATTTGCTCCCGGCGGACGGAACGAGCCTGCTCAACCGGGTCAAATCCGGCTCGGAGCGGATGGTAGCCGTGATCCGCGACCTGCTCGATTACTCCGGCATATCGGCCGACCAGGACATTGACGTGCACCCGATCGAACTGCTCGAAATCGTGGACCAGGTAAGGGAGCATCTGGACAAGGAAATCAGCGAATCCAATGCAGAAATACAGCTACGCGGCTCTGCTACGCTGGTCGGCAACAGGCGGCTGCTGGTGCTGCTGTTCCAGAATTTTGTGGGAAATGCGATCAAATTCGTCAGGGACGGGGCAGCCCCGCGCATTCAGATTACCTATTCTTTCCCGGCCGCGGAAGTGATCGACGCCAACGGCCTCGACCAGCAAACGACCTGGGTGCAGGTGGACGTGAGCGACAATGGCATCGGATTTGACGAAAAGCACGTCGACCGGATATTTCAGATGTTTCAGCGGCTGCACACACAGGATCAGTTCAAGGGCACAGGAATCGGGCTCGCTATTTGCAAGCGGATCATTGAAATGCACCGCGGGAGCATCAGTGTGAAAAGCAAGATCAATCAGGGATCTGTTTTCAGTGTTTATTTACCTTACCAAATTAACCCACCTCTCTTATGA
- a CDS encoding response regulator has translation MNVTGPIVLVEDDEDDIFLITTALDELRLENSVKVFRNGHDALDYLQETNPTPVVIISDVNMPVMNGFELLDALLTHRGLGNTLPPFVFLTTSDPSAFQSAGMDSDRIAVFTKGYSYKEISETLLSILEYSKSGLK, from the coding sequence ATGAATGTAACCGGACCTATCGTATTGGTGGAGGACGACGAGGACGATATCTTCCTGATCACGACCGCATTGGACGAATTGCGCCTCGAAAATTCGGTGAAAGTATTCCGTAACGGCCACGACGCGCTCGATTATCTGCAGGAAACCAACCCTACACCCGTCGTCATCATCAGCGACGTCAATATGCCGGTCATGAACGGTTTCGAATTACTCGACGCGTTACTTACGCACCGCGGTTTGGGGAATACCCTACCCCCGTTCGTGTTCCTCACTACTTCCGACCCATCGGCCTTCCAATCGGCCGGTATGGACAGCGACCGCATTGCCGTGTTCACGAAGGGATATTCGTACAAAGAAATCTCCGAAACGCTTCTGTCCATTCTTGAATACAGCAAGTCGGGCTTGAAGTG